The following proteins are co-located in the Rheinheimera salexigens genome:
- a CDS encoding beta-ketoacyl-[acyl-carrier-protein] synthase family protein — MTRMILSAMGICCALGQSKQQVWQNAISGSREGMRWRTDLLYSEQAVVVGEVNADLPDLSHWPAYYQSRNNQLAALAFEQIVTEVTAARQQFGPARIAVILGTSTSGIAEGERAMQHYMQQQNYPNGYHYKMQEMVAPADFIAKLAEVSGPCYAISTACSSSARALMSARSLLQADLADAVIVGGVDSLCQLTLNGFHALESTSAGYCQPFSANRDGINIGEGAALFLMQKASAGIALLGAGASSDAHHMSAPHPEGRGAIAAIKQACTNAGITPAQLDYINLHGTATPLNDSMESQALSQLELTNTPASSTKAMTGHTLGAAGAIEAALCWLTLSAYNTEQNLIPHCWDAAPDPNLPQLNLVTKQQQQQTQYCLSNSFAFGGNNMALILGRTT; from the coding sequence ATGACCAGAATGATACTTAGTGCCATGGGCATATGTTGTGCACTGGGTCAGTCAAAACAGCAGGTGTGGCAAAACGCCATATCTGGCAGCCGTGAAGGGATGCGCTGGCGCACTGATTTATTATATTCTGAACAAGCAGTGGTGGTCGGTGAAGTCAATGCTGATTTACCAGACTTATCACATTGGCCAGCTTACTACCAAAGCCGAAATAATCAGCTTGCAGCCTTAGCATTTGAACAAATTGTGACTGAAGTGACAGCGGCCCGACAACAATTTGGGCCGGCGCGTATTGCTGTGATATTAGGCACTAGCACATCAGGAATAGCCGAAGGTGAGCGTGCTATGCAACACTATATGCAACAGCAGAACTATCCCAATGGTTATCATTATAAAATGCAAGAAATGGTGGCACCCGCTGACTTTATTGCTAAGTTGGCCGAGGTTAGTGGCCCTTGCTATGCAATTTCAACTGCTTGTTCATCTAGCGCACGGGCCTTAATGAGTGCCCGTAGCTTATTGCAAGCAGATCTAGCGGATGCCGTAATAGTAGGCGGTGTCGATTCTTTATGCCAATTGACCTTAAATGGTTTTCACGCACTTGAATCAACCTCTGCAGGTTATTGTCAGCCTTTTAGTGCAAATCGTGATGGCATTAATATTGGTGAAGGTGCAGCACTATTTCTAATGCAAAAAGCCTCTGCCGGTATTGCCTTGCTTGGAGCCGGTGCCTCGTCTGATGCCCATCATATGTCAGCCCCTCACCCTGAAGGCCGAGGTGCTATAGCCGCAATTAAGCAAGCTTGTACTAATGCAGGTATAACACCGGCACAGTTAGATTATATTAATTTACATGGCACAGCCACACCGCTAAATGACAGTATGGAAAGTCAGGCCTTAAGCCAATTAGAGTTAACCAATACTCCGGCTAGTTCTACCAAAGCAATGACTGGTCACACGCTAGGCGCAGCAGGTGCAATTGAAGCTGCACTATGCTGGTTAACCTTATCAGCTTATAATACCGAGCAAAACTTGATTCCACATTGCTGGGATGCAGCACCAGATCCTAACTTGCCTCAATTGAATTTGGTAACAAAACAGCAGCAACAGCAAACACAATACTGTCTGTCTAATTCTTTTGCCTTTGGTGGCAATAATATGGCATTGATTCTGGGTAGAACAACATGA
- a CDS encoding DUF3261 domain-containing protein, translating into MYRVILMFALLLSGCQSKPAPDAGWTAFGKGYYQLSDAWPGQSQQILQQVIWLDEQQQQQQFIISALLQPEAVLLIAISPLGQELWRLNYQPDHQLTVSGMAPFNQPEFAKTLLAQMQIALFSEEKVRSRLLQLTIQQSANERGLYDKDGKQLLQITNSAQLAVGQSITITAPIYSLKITTLQQDFLP; encoded by the coding sequence ATGTATCGAGTAATTCTGATGTTCGCTTTATTGCTAAGCGGATGCCAGTCAAAGCCTGCGCCAGATGCTGGTTGGACAGCGTTTGGTAAGGGCTATTACCAATTAAGCGATGCTTGGCCAGGCCAGTCTCAGCAAATATTACAGCAAGTGATCTGGCTTGATGAGCAACAGCAACAACAGCAATTTATTATCAGTGCTTTATTGCAACCAGAAGCAGTATTGTTAATCGCTATATCACCGTTAGGACAAGAGTTGTGGCGGCTTAATTATCAACCAGACCACCAGTTGACGGTGTCTGGTATGGCACCTTTTAACCAGCCTGAGTTTGCTAAAACGCTACTAGCTCAAATGCAAATAGCTTTGTTTAGTGAAGAGAAAGTGCGTTCTAGATTGCTACAACTGACAATACAGCAATCTGCCAATGAACGCGGTTTATACGATAAAGATGGAAAGCAATTATTGCAAATTACTAACTCAGCGCAGTTAGCTGTGGGACAAAGTATCACTATTACTGCGCCTATCTATAGCCTGAAAATTACCACATTACAGCAGGATTTTTTACCATGA
- a CDS encoding NAD(P)/FAD-dependent oxidoreductase, producing the protein MRYGITVTGFDNSAPAITVLTVEDEQGNSSQLSANFVLDASGFGRVLPRLLDLEVPSNFPVRQANFCHIKDGITSPTFDRNKILITVHDQHQDVWFWLIPFSDGTASFGVVGKAERFDSRLSAQENLWQQLQQTPELATLLSNAKPIREVRTLTGYSANVRQLYGKNYALLGNAGEFLDPVFSSGVTIALRSSVTAVRLVLRQLNGEQPDWEQEYSVPLRKGISTFRYFVEAWYDGRFQDVIFSSKRNDGVTAMISAILAGYAWDETNPYVAETERRMNVLREICIE; encoded by the coding sequence ATCCGTTATGGTATTACTGTCACAGGTTTTGATAACTCTGCCCCCGCAATAACCGTATTAACGGTTGAAGACGAACAAGGCAACAGCAGCCAACTTAGTGCTAATTTTGTGTTAGATGCCAGTGGTTTTGGTCGGGTTTTACCGCGTTTATTAGATTTAGAAGTACCGTCAAACTTTCCCGTACGACAGGCCAATTTTTGTCATATAAAAGATGGCATTACTAGCCCTACTTTTGACCGCAATAAAATATTAATTACCGTTCATGATCAACATCAAGATGTCTGGTTTTGGTTAATTCCATTTAGTGATGGTACAGCCAGCTTTGGTGTGGTAGGTAAAGCTGAACGCTTTGATAGTCGCTTATCAGCCCAAGAAAACTTATGGCAGCAACTGCAACAAACTCCGGAATTAGCCACCTTGTTAAGTAATGCCAAGCCAATACGTGAAGTTAGAACGCTTACCGGTTATTCCGCCAACGTTCGACAATTGTATGGTAAAAATTATGCATTGCTGGGTAATGCCGGTGAGTTTCTTGACCCAGTATTCTCTTCTGGTGTCACGATAGCTTTGCGCTCATCGGTTACCGCGGTACGATTAGTATTACGACAGCTGAACGGTGAGCAGCCCGACTGGGAGCAGGAGTATAGCGTGCCGCTACGTAAAGGCATTAGTACCTTCCGCTATTTTGTTGAAGCTTGGTATGATGGCCGCTTTCAAGATGTAATTTTTAGTAGTAAGCGTAACGATGGGGTAACAGCTATGATCAGTGCAATTTTAGCGGGTTACGCTTGGGATGAAACAAACCCTTATGTGGCTGAAACAGAACGTAGAATGAATGTGTTAAGGGAAATATGTATCGAGTAA
- a CDS encoding NAD(P)/FAD-dependent oxidoreductase: protein MQHFDVIIIGAGPSGSTAGAMLADAGKRVLSIEKQHFPRFTIGESLLPHCMEFLTIAGLEPAVQQQAELLGFQYKDGAAFLRRGMHTNFDFTKKFSSGPGTTFQVKRAQFDKLLADEAEKKA from the coding sequence ATGCAGCACTTTGATGTTATTATTATTGGTGCCGGTCCATCTGGCAGTACTGCTGGTGCTATGCTGGCTGATGCGGGGAAACGAGTGCTTAGTATCGAAAAGCAACATTTCCCTCGTTTTACCATCGGTGAAAGTTTACTACCGCATTGCATGGAGTTTTTAACAATAGCTGGCTTAGAGCCTGCTGTACAGCAACAAGCTGAACTGTTAGGGTTTCAATATAAAGACGGTGCCGCCTTTTTAAGACGAGGTATGCATACTAATTTTGATTTCACCAAAAAATTTAGTTCTGGGCCTGGTACTACCTTTCAAGTAAAACGGGCTCAATTTGATAAGCTATTAGCAGACGAAGCTGAAAAAAAGGCCTAG
- a CDS encoding MMPL family transporter, whose translation MAFLTVKMVFEHWLPPASMTVNPYLLRFCARLSQGYCRTSPKWVLTSLVITLILVSSGLLVQMQFSDDVRLFNQSPAELLQQEQQVRHAGGQNWDSRFIVLLGDSTEQLLQHEHALQPLLHTWQQQGKLGNWQATVQRVPPLQLQLEVQQLLQQAYQSESIQDYLQQLQLKPPAIITNRLTPESFPADFMQQIQPLNSQFASIILLSKVALTSSDLALLTTYPQAYWLDPIADTNASVKKLRYQLSIWLALALALAVVILFWRRGSHAASAIMLMLLLAISSALLLSLQLQQQLNIFNLIAALLVLALALDYGIFFTAKLQHKDVVQAVLLSATTSCLAFGLLAFSKTPAIASFGLTVFLGVALACVLSPLLSVLAVKESKIHAAL comes from the coding sequence GTGGCTTTTTTAACCGTAAAAATGGTATTTGAACATTGGCTTCCTCCAGCAAGCATGACCGTAAATCCATACTTATTACGGTTTTGTGCCCGCCTCAGCCAAGGCTATTGTCGGACAAGTCCTAAGTGGGTACTGACCAGTCTTGTCATTACCTTGATATTGGTAAGTAGTGGCTTGTTAGTACAAATGCAATTTAGTGATGATGTCCGGCTGTTTAATCAAAGCCCAGCTGAATTACTGCAACAAGAGCAACAAGTGCGCCACGCCGGCGGCCAAAACTGGGATAGCCGTTTTATTGTTTTACTAGGTGATAGTACTGAGCAGCTATTACAACATGAGCATGCCTTACAGCCATTACTGCATACTTGGCAGCAGCAAGGCAAACTAGGTAACTGGCAAGCAACGGTGCAGCGTGTACCGCCTTTACAATTACAACTTGAAGTGCAGCAACTATTACAACAAGCTTATCAAAGCGAATCTATACAAGACTATTTGCAACAGTTACAGCTTAAGCCACCTGCAATAATAACCAATCGACTTACTCCTGAAAGTTTCCCTGCTGATTTTATGCAGCAAATACAGCCGCTTAATAGTCAATTTGCTAGTATTATTTTACTAAGCAAGGTAGCTTTAACCAGCAGTGATTTAGCGTTACTTACCACTTACCCACAAGCCTACTGGCTAGACCCAATTGCGGATACTAATGCGAGTGTCAAAAAACTACGCTATCAGCTCAGTATCTGGTTAGCGCTCGCGTTAGCGCTTGCAGTGGTTATTTTATTCTGGCGCCGAGGCAGCCATGCAGCAAGCGCTATTATGTTAATGCTATTGTTGGCGATCAGCAGTGCTTTATTACTGAGCTTACAACTGCAACAACAGTTGAATATTTTTAATCTAATTGCCGCCTTACTGGTGCTGGCATTAGCCTTAGATTACGGTATATTTTTCACCGCCAAACTACAGCATAAGGATGTGGTGCAGGCTGTCTTATTATCGGCAACCACTAGCTGTTTAGCCTTTGGCTTATTGGCTTTTAGTAAAACCCCAGCCATAGCTAGCTTTGGCTTAACGGTATTTTTAGGCGTGGCTTTAGCGTGTGTACTATCGCCATTGCTTAGTGTCTTGGCTGTAAAGGAGAGCAAAATTCATGCAGCACTTTGA